CTTAAACTGAATACGGGATATGGATATACCTTTAATAAGTACGATATTAATGCAACCAGCCGGAGGGGAAACTTGGGCTTCAATGCCGGAGTAACTGTCGGATTTAATATATTCGACGGCAACCGCCGCCGTGAAAAGCGGAATGCAACCCTTGCCTTCAAGAACCGCCGTCTGGAACGTCAGGAATTGGAGCTTGCCCTTCGCTCCGACCTTAGTAATTTATGGCAGGCTTATCGCAACAACCTTCAATTACTGAATCTGGAACGTCAGAACCTCGTAACTGCCAAAGATAATCACGATATTGCCATGGATCGTTATATACAGGGAGACCTTTCCGGTTTTGAGGTACGTGAAGCACAAAAGAGTTTGCTGGATGCAGAAGAACGCATCCTCTCCGCAGAATATAACACCAAACTTTGCGAGATCTCTTTGCTGCAAATCAGCGGAAAGATTACAAAATACCTGGAAGAATAGAAAAACTACGTGAATAATAAACGATGAACGGTGAACACAACTGGCAGCATATTGCGCAGTTTGTTCACCGTTTATCGCGTTTATAGTATATCGTTTTACAGATTATCCCATGATGTATTTAGCAGGTTTACCGATACGATTCACCAAGTTTACAATCAACCAGGACACCAGAAAAGCGACTATCGCAGCTATCGGTATCTGTAAAGGAATAGGTATATTGAGTGTTCTTACCAATACCACTGACGGACCGGTAAAGAAGTAATGTATCATATAGACACCGAAACCACATACGGTCAGGTTAGCCAATGCCTTCCGTACTCTTTCCGAACGGACATTGACTTTCTTAGCCAACATAAATACAGGAATTGTCATCATCACCACATTGAGAGAACAATAGGTAAAAAAGAGTTCCAACATTTCGTCCGTACAATCCGGCAAAGCTGTCATGTAACGGAAACCAAAGAACGTCACGACATACCCCACCACAAACATCGGAATACCGATTGCCAATGTTTTCTTCAGGCTCCAATCGAGATCTTTCAGATAATGTCCTAACAATAAGTATCCGTTGAAACCGGCAAATGCATATAACATTCCAAAAGAATTCCAAGAGCAAGAGCCCCATAAGTAAGGGGAAACAAACTGATAATAATAAGGTAGCAACAATGTCACTCCCCAAGCCAGCAAGAACATTAACTTAGCCCGTTGCGAAGCTTTTTCCACCCATGCCGAAAAAACAGGCAGGTAAAGATAGAGTCCGATAAGCAGATAGATATACCACATGTGCACTGCCAAAAGGGAGAAGTTAAAAGGAATTGTCAGAATGTATTGTATAGTTACTGAAAGGGATTGCTGCATCACTTCTTCACCGGAATAAGGAAAGAAATCAAGGATAATCTTTGGGGCTAACCCCAATAAGCCGGTAATCCAAGGGAAAAGATTATAGATAATAGACCAAATTAAGAACGGATAAAAAACACGGGGAATACGTTTTTTATAAAAAGTAGAAGCGTCACCCCGGACAGGCAAGAGCAATGCGCCTGTAATCATTACAAACAGAGGCACACACGGACGAAGTACAGCACCGTAAATGGCTCCCCACAATTTTATTTCCCCAATATTGGGAGCTGTGCCCGGATAGAAGTTGAATGGGTCGGTACAATGGCAGCAAACAACTGTAAACATGGCAATAAGGCGTACTACATCCAACCAGACGATATGTTGGTTCTTCGGATTGTTTAATTCGATTGTCGGTGGTTTCATAATAGTTAGTGATTAGAAAAAGAGAGTTAGTAAAAAAGGGATGCCTATACGAATTTGACAGGTATCCCTTAAATAAATCATTTATTGAATCAGAACTGCAAACAAATTATTTAGTGCAATTCCACGGTTTTAACTGTTTGAAGAAGTCATTGCCCTTATCATCTACCAGAATGAATGCCGGGAAATCTTCTACTTCAATCTTCCAGATAGCTTCCATGCCCAGTTCCGGATATTCCACACATTCGATGCTCTTGATATTATTTTGAGCAAGGATAGCTGCCGGACCACCGATAGAGCCCAGATAGAAACCACCATATTTCTGACAAGCATCCGTCACTTGCTGGCTACGGTTACCTTTCGCCAACATAACCATGCTGCCACCGTGACTCTGGAACAGTTCCACATACGAATCCATACGTCCTGCAGTAGTCGGGCCCATTGAACCACAAGCCATGCCTTCCGGAGTTTTTGCCGGACCTGCATAGTAGATAGGATGATCCTTAATGTATTGAGGCAGGTCCTCGCCACGGTCCAAACGTTCTTTCAGCTTGGCGTGAGCAATATCACGACCTACGATAATCGTACCATTCAATGACAAACGGGTAGATACCGGATATTTAGTCAACTCTTTCAGTATTTCGGACATCGGACGGTTCAGGTCAATCTTCACAACATCGCCTTCGCCTGCCTTACGTAATTCTGCCGGGATAAGTTCGCCCGGATTTGAATCCAGTTTCTCAATCCAGATACCTTCTTTATTGATTTTACATTTGATGTTACGGTCGGCAGAGCAAGATACTCCCAAACCTACCGGGCAAGAAGCACCATGGCGGGGCAAACGAATGATACGTACGTCATGAGCCAGATATTTACCACCGAATTGAGCGCCAAGGCCAATCTTGTGAGCTTCTGCCAATACTTCTTTCTCCAGTTCGACATCACGGAATGCACGACCGTATTCGTTTCCTGTTGTCGGCAGGTTATCATAGAAATGAGTAGAAGCCAGCTTCACTGTCAGCAAATTCTTTTCGGCAGAAGTACCGCCGATAACGAAAGCGATATGGTAAGGAGGGCAAGCGGCAGTTCCCAATGTTTTCATCTTTTCAACCAGGAACGGAACCAATGTACCCGGATTCAGAATAGCCTTTGTTTCCTGATACAAATATGTTTTGTTGGCAGAACCACCTCCTTTTGTTACACAAAGAAATTCATACTCCATACCTTCAGTAGCCTCAATGTCAATCTGTGCAGGAAGGTTACATTTTGTATTTACCTCATCATACATATTCAGAGGTGCATTCTGAGAGTAACGCAGATTTTCTTCAGTATATGTTTTGTAAACACCCAGCGAAAGAGCCTCTTCGTCAGAATACCCTGTCCATACCTGCTGTCCTTTTTCACCGTGAATAATAGCAGTACCGGTATCCTGGCAGAATGGAAGTATACCTTTCGATGCCACTTCTGCATTACGCAGGAAAGTCAGTGCCACGTACTTGTCATTCTCGCTGGCTTCCGGATCGCTCAAGATTTTTGCTACCTGTTCGTTGTGCGAACGACGAAGCATAAATGATACATCACGGAAAGCAGCATTGGCCATTGCAGTCAAACCTTCTTTCTCAATTTTCAGGATAGGGTTTCCTTCAAACTCACTTACCGACACATAGTCTTTCGTAAGCAGATAATACTCAGTTGTATCTTTTCCCTTTTCAAACATGGGTTGATACTTAAACGGAGGTGTTGCCATAAGTTTCTTATTTTATTACGTAATGTTAGTTAGTGAGGCAAAGGTAATAATTAAGAATGAAGAATGAGAAAGGAAAGAAGAAGAATTAAGAATGAATAACGGAGAATGACGAGGTACAAATGAAGACGGTGAACGAATTGTACTTTATTGTACAATGTCCACCGCTCATCGATTCATAGTTTGGTTCACTTATTGTATATGTTCGATTCGTTTAATCAGTTCATTTCCTAAAGCAGTTTTGTCCTCGATGTGTTTCAAAACTGCAGTCACGAATGTATTGCTTTCAAAGTCACCACGTACTTGTTCGAAATCCTGTTTCATATCATCGCGAGAACCATCAACACCGAATCCGGTCATTGAAGAAAGCGAGAACTCTTTCTTTGCGTCTTCATAAACCATTTTATCCAACCCTACCACAGCCTTCTGCCATGCTTTCACGATAGTAACCACGTCCTGAGCAGTTACCGTTTCCGGATTCAAGCCATAAAATTCCTGAATCTTATTATATGCCCAGGTCCATTCATACGTGTAATAGTTTTCATGCATTTCCGCAAAACTGGCATTAATAGATTTCA
The nucleotide sequence above comes from Bacteroides caccae. Encoded proteins:
- a CDS encoding acyltransferase, yielding MKPPTIELNNPKNQHIVWLDVVRLIAMFTVVCCHCTDPFNFYPGTAPNIGEIKLWGAIYGAVLRPCVPLFVMITGALLLPVRGDASTFYKKRIPRVFYPFLIWSIIYNLFPWITGLLGLAPKIILDFFPYSGEEVMQQSLSVTIQYILTIPFNFSLLAVHMWYIYLLIGLYLYLPVFSAWVEKASQRAKLMFLLAWGVTLLLPYYYQFVSPYLWGSCSWNSFGMLYAFAGFNGYLLLGHYLKDLDWSLKKTLAIGIPMFVVGYVVTFFGFRYMTALPDCTDEMLELFFTYCSLNVVMMTIPVFMLAKKVNVRSERVRKALANLTVCGFGVYMIHYFFTGPSVVLVRTLNIPIPLQIPIAAIVAFLVSWLIVNLVNRIGKPAKYIMG
- a CDS encoding fumarate hydratase, with product MATPPFKYQPMFEKGKDTTEYYLLTKDYVSVSEFEGNPILKIEKEGLTAMANAAFRDVSFMLRRSHNEQVAKILSDPEASENDKYVALTFLRNAEVASKGILPFCQDTGTAIIHGEKGQQVWTGYSDEEALSLGVYKTYTEENLRYSQNAPLNMYDEVNTKCNLPAQIDIEATEGMEYEFLCVTKGGGSANKTYLYQETKAILNPGTLVPFLVEKMKTLGTAACPPYHIAFVIGGTSAEKNLLTVKLASTHFYDNLPTTGNEYGRAFRDVELEKEVLAEAHKIGLGAQFGGKYLAHDVRIIRLPRHGASCPVGLGVSCSADRNIKCKINKEGIWIEKLDSNPGELIPAELRKAGEGDVVKIDLNRPMSEILKELTKYPVSTRLSLNGTIIVGRDIAHAKLKERLDRGEDLPQYIKDHPIYYAGPAKTPEGMACGSMGPTTAGRMDSYVELFQSHGGSMVMLAKGNRSQQVTDACQKYGGFYLGSIGGPAAILAQNNIKSIECVEYPELGMEAIWKIEVEDFPAFILVDDKGNDFFKQLKPWNCTK